Proteins from one Penaeus vannamei isolate JL-2024 chromosome 8, ASM4276789v1, whole genome shotgun sequence genomic window:
- the LOC113820380 gene encoding aladin, which translates to MISLDHLPSPPPLGFVTTYENDGRLRAQEACQALSTAKSWLGDQFNEVVVGQEPVRTAHNKQEARDAFYAHTETPWQRVMSAYYEEGWEAALQEMVRCNNEKNMPQALSTIASLILNGLGLIAKAQAFLPSASVNGSLAIADARSPGGSVVSVEWHPHTNTLAAVFCDDTVRVFAAGRSITPLLKHRLQKYITQVAWMPFSASLLAVGCECGVLLWTLDPVNVVTRPSGSCVTLLAHPGVTPVTSLSWHPKGNLLACVGGSSSQLVVWDVGREESVVVHSGMGGSISLVLWSPDGSRLFVAYTSKNMRVFETSDWTYEQWSLESPVQSAVWSSAGHLLLFVTQDDPLMYYLGFIPGEGVGGTQVAAQIADLTSTQVVDESCDNIVVGGPVKQLAWDPRSERLAVVFRDTECVALFHTHTHPSLHLAPGGFIRGEPGHIPVSISFQHNLNTGAVLSVVWSSGQVQHIPMRFASREPLNTTIIAGNLNSSIRASALNSSLAMNNSVSFVGSPITSPLTGRLFSSPDKNL; encoded by the exons ATGATCAGTTTAGACCATCTGCCGTCACCTCCGCCTTTGGGGTTTGTAACAACTTACGAAAATGATGGTCGCTTGAGGGCACAAGAGGCCTGTCAAGCGCTCAGTACAGCAAAATCTTGG ctTGGAGACCAGTTCAATGAAGTAGTTGTTGGACAAGAGCCAGTGCGCACAGCCCACAATAAACAGGAAGCACGAGATGCattttatgcacacacagagacaccctGGCAACGTGTTATGTCAGCATA CTATGAAGAGGGATGGGAAGCAGCACTGCAGGAGATGGTGAGGTGCAACAATGAGAAAAATATGCCGCAAGCCCTGTCAACCATTGCCTCTCTTATCCTGAATGGACTAGGACTCATAGCAAAAGCACAGGCCTTTTTACCGTCTGCAAGTGTAAATGGCAGCTTAGCCATAGCTG ATGCACGCAGTCCAGGTGGAAGTGTAGTGAGCGTTGAGTGGCATCCTCACACAAACACCCTGGCAGCCGTCTTCTGTGATGATACTGTGAGGGTGTTTGCTGCAGGACGAAGCATCACACCGCTCCTGAAACATCGCTTGCAGAAGTACATTACTCAGGTGGCATGGAT GCCCTTTTCAGCTTCCCTCCTGGCAGTAGGTTGTGAGTGTGGAGTGTTGCTGTGGACTCTGGACCCTGTTAATGTAGTAACACGACCATCTGGATCATGTGTAACCCTCCTTGCACATCCTGGAGTGACACCAGTAACCTCCTTGTCATGGCATCccaag GGAAACTTACTTGCCTGTGTAGGAGGCAGCAGCAGTCAACTAGTGGTGTGGGATGTTGGCCGAGAGGAGTCTGTTGTGGTCCATAGCGGGATGGGGGGAAGCATCTCCCTTGTACTGTGGTCACCTGATGGGTCCAGACTTTTTGTGGCATACACAAGCAAGAATATGCG TGTGTTTGAGACTAGCGACTGGACATATGAACAATGGAGTTTGGAATCTCCTGTCCAGTCAGCTGTATGGTCGAGTGCTGGACACCTCTTGCTGTTTGTAACCCAAGATGACCCTCTGATGTATTACCTGGGTTTCATCCCgggtgaaggagtgggggggaCACAAGTCGCAGCACAGATTGCTGACCTTACTTCCACTCAGGTCGTTGATGAGAGCTGTGATAATATCGT TGTTGGAGGGCCAGTAAAACAATTGGCTTGGGACCCTAGAAGTGAACGCCTAGCTGTAGTGTTCCGTGATACTGAGTGTGTCGCTCTgttccacacccacactcacccttCCTTGCACTTGGCACCTGG TGGATTTATAAGAGGAGAGCCAGGTCACATTCCAGTCAGCATCAGTTTCCAGCATAATTTGAATACTGGAGCTGTCCTGTCTGTG GTCTGGAGCAGCGGACAGGTCCAACACATCCCCATGAGATTTGCCTCACGGGAGCCGCTGAACACGACAATAATTGCTGGAAATCTCAACTCCTCCATAAGAGCTTCAGCCCTCAACTCAAGCCTAGCCATGAACAATTCTGTGTCCTTTGTAGGGTCTCCTATAACATCTCCATTGACTGGCCGCTTGTTTTCATCACCTGataaaaacctttaa
- the LOC138862434 gene encoding uncharacterized protein — MAKSEATRTREETWSKAADLPRDEEEEAKSEATRTREETWSKAADLPRDEEEEAKSEATRTREETWSKAADLPRDEEEEAKSEATRTREETWSKAADLPRDEEEEAKSEATRTREETWSKAADLPRDEEEEAKSEATRTREETWSKAADLPRDEEDRLALDLVWNTNFKERHHFYLPARTHKHHIRFIVDTGSPDSVISLAHVERKQIQPSDTKEIYYISHAIKILGKASVTLFVGKDQQEIVYDFLVADIHREHTTDLVAMNFLTDFECIIHIDSELRLTMSRTPREPQAGDYNSPYLDLAVSAGKGEATRYKFLVDTGGSNALPMGYAETAGARIVRRGLGRYCLTYRVKGNFRIDFGSFSRQMKDPLARESTHGTLCQKFLMRTVVNLKDWSMTFKGRNGDVTLPLIN, encoded by the coding sequence ATGGCGAAGTCCGAAGCGACGAGGACTCGAGAGGAGACGTGGTCCAAGGCGGCCGACCTcccgagggacgaggaggaggaggcgaagtccGAAGCGACGAGGACTCGAGAGGAGACGTGGTCCAAGGCGGCCGACCTcccgagggacgaggaggaggaggcgaagtccGAAGCGACGAGGACTCGAGAGGAGACGTGGTCCAAGGCGGCCGACCTcccgagggacgaggaggaggaggcgaagtccGAAGCGACGAGGACTCGAGAGGAGACGTGGTCCAAGGCGGCCGACCTcccgagggacgaggaggaggaggcgaagtccGAAGCGACGAGGACTCGAGAGGAGACGTGGTCCAAGGCGGCCGACCTcccgagggacgaggaggaggaggcgaagtccGAAGCGACGAGGACTCGAGAGGAGACGTGGTCCAAGGCGGCCGACCTCCCGAGGGACGAGGAGGACCGACTCGCCCTAGATCTGGTTTGGAATACGAATTTCAAGGAGCGTCACCACTTCTATCTCCCGGCCAGGACACACAAGCATCATATTCGCTTCATTGTTGACACAGGTTCTCCGGACTCTGTCATTTCGCTGGCTCACGTCGAGCGAAAGCAAATCCAACCGAGCGACACCAAGGAAATTTACTACATTAGCCACGCAATCAAAATTCTGGGAAAAGCTTCAGTGACACTTTTCGTGGGCAAGGACCAACAGGAAATTGTCTACGACTTCCTGGTGGCCGACATCCACAGAGAACATACAACAGATTTGGTTGCCATGAATTTCCTCACTGACTTCGAGTGCATTATACACATTGACTCCGAGCTGAGGCTGACGATGAGCAGGACGCCACGTGAGCCACAGGCAGGGGACTACAACAGTCCTTACTTGGACTTGGCTGTGAGCGCCGGCAAAGGCGAGGCAACCCGCTATAAATTCCTTGTTGATACTGGTGGAAGCAATGCCCTTCCGATGGGATATGCCGAGACAGCCGGCGCAAGGATAGTAAGACGGGGTTTAGGAAGATACTGTTTAACGTACAGGGTGAAGGGGAACTTCAGGATAGATTTTGGCAGTTTCTCTCGCCAAATGAAGGATCCTTTAGCACGGGAGTCTACACATGGTACTTTATGTCAAAAGTTTTTGATGAGGACCGTCGTCAACCTAAAAGATTGGTCGATGACCTTCAAAGGCCGCAACGGGGACGTAACGTTGCCACTGATTAACTGA